CTAAGAGCAGACTTCCTCCAGTTCATGGCCAACACCTCGGCATGTGGTCATCGACAATAGTGGCACAAGACTATATAAACTTTTCTTCCCACCAGTTGAATTAGGCAAAGCTTCTATCCTTCGTAAGGTTTTCAATTTCCAACCGTACCAAAACAAAGAGCGAACAAAAGAATACAAAAAGGGCACCGGCTCCAGCAACCTTTGCCTGGTAAAGTTTCTACCACATCTTTGGATACCACTCCCTCGGCATGAAGACCTTGTCAACGTCAACGGCTATGCCCTTGCTCCCCTGGAGCATCTCGCCGCTCGTCATCGTGGCCTTACCAATTGCCACCAGCTCATCCTTGAGGGTCATTATGGCCACTAAATCGCCCTTCTTTATGCCCTCGTTGAGCTTTACTATACCCGGAACGGCTAAATCGGCACCGTGGGTGACGGCTGAGACAGCGGAGTCCCTTATCCACACCTTGGGGAGGTGTTCAACTGCCTTCTCCATCGGCTGTATCGCCCTCCTGAGGTACTCCTCGATGCCGTCTTCTTTCCAGAAGTGGTAGTAGTCAACGAGGTCGTGGAGCGTCACGAGGGTTTCATCCTCCTTAAAGGGGCCGCTTCTGGTGCGGCGCAACTCGGCCATGTGCGCCCCAACTCCAAGGGCAAGGCCAATGTGGTGGATGAGCGAACGGACGTATGTTCCGGCCTCAACGCCAGCGCGGAAGAGAACGTCCCTGCCCTCTATCTCAAGCACCTCGATGTAGTAGACTTTCCTCGTCCTAAGCCTCCTCTTGACCGCGCTCCTGAGGGGTGGCCTCTGGATTATCTCGCCCTCAAACTCCTTCATGACGGCCAGGATTTTATCCTCCGGGACGTCTCCGTGAAGGTGCATTAGAGCAACGTACTCCTTTCCAGCAGGAAGGAGGGCCTGGACAACTCTGGTTGCCCTGCCAATCGCGACAGGTAGAACCCCGCTGACTTTCGGGTCTAAAGTTCCTCCGTGGCCGGCCTTGCTGAGGTTGAGGAGCTTCTTAATCCATGCAACGACTTCGTGGCTCGTCGGCCCGGGTGGCTTGTCGAGGTTTATTACGCCAAACTGCATGTGCATCTCGAGGGGCCTCTTTTCCGGCGGAAAGCCCCACTTCGGATTGGTTTCAGCCTTTTCGTCCTTGATAAGAACTTCTCGCTTTATATCAGCCGGCAAAATCCTCCTGACTTCGTCCCTCGCCATGAGCATCACCTACGGATCCCCTAAAGCCTTAATGAATTCATCTTTCTCAATCCCAGCCAGCCTGAGGACACCTACTAAGGTACCCGGCTTGAGTTCACGGTGCAATGGGACCACAGTACCAATCCATTGACGTGTTTAATCAAAATTACATGGCTTCCCCTTTGACGGGAGACCTCAAATCCAAACTTTGAAACGAGCACCTTAACAACATCTTCACCCGAGAGCCTTGGCAATCTGGACATTGATATCGCCCACAAAGGTTATGTTCTTCAGTTCGTCCTTTAGCTCTGGAAATTCTTCCAGATAAAGTTCCAGGGCCTCCCTCAAGTTCTCTATAGCCTCCTCTATGGTCTCCCCTTGAGTTGTAACTCCGGTGAAGACTTCTCTTATCACATAAACACCCTCTTCCTCCCATATGACCGCGTGGAAGTTCATGCCCTCACCCGCTGGATTTTCTAAGAACGCCCTTATAAATCCACCTAATACCTAAACCGATACGTGAAGACCGGCCAGTTGGGTAAGTATTTAACGAGCTTCAGATAGCCTGGCACAAAGACCTCCCTTTTGCCCTTGTCGAGCCCCCTCAGTATAGCATCGACGACTTTTTGGGGTTCCACCGAGCCCTTCGGGACCCTGCCATTCCAGAAATCCGTCTTAACCTGCTTGGGGTATACCCTCATGACGTGGATTCCCCTCGCCTCCAGCTCCCTCTCAAGGTTTATGGTAAGGTAGTGGAGGGCGGCCTTGGCGGCGCAGTAGGATGGCAGTTCCGGGACGTTGATAAAGGTAACTCCGCTGATCACGAACACTACAGTCGAGCCCTTCGGAAGCATCGGAGTGAGAGCCTTTGTGAGCTCAATTGGTGCAAAGGCGTTCACCCGGAAGAGGTTCTCCAACTCCCCTCTCGAGTGCTCAAGAAGGGGCTTCCTGACGGCAAAACCCGCGTTGTTTACCAGAAGGTCAACCCTTTCGACACCAAGCCTCTCGAGCGCCTCTAAGACTTTATCTGAAAAATCCTCCTTACTCAGATCGGCGATTATGTATTCAAAGGACAGCAGCTCATCCCGGAGTTTACGGAGCTTCCCCTCATCTCTGGCCACACCCACAACCCTATAGCCCCGCTCAATGAGCTTCTCAACGAGGAGCCTCCCAATTCCACCGGTTGCGCCCGTCACAAGTGCGGTCTCCATGAAACCACCACAAAAACCTGAAAACAAGGATTTAAAAGCGTTGAGAAGTGAAGAAGCGGCCAAAGGCCGCTGTCTCACTCAAGGCTTATTCCAGCCCGCTCAAGGGCGGCCTTTATCTCCTCGTCGGAGGCGCCCCTGGCGATGTTCACCTTCTCCGGAAGGGGCTCGAGGTGCCTGACGTTCATCCTCCTGCGCTTGACCTTATTCAGTCCTGCGCCGGTAACGAGGACGAAGTTCCTGTCGATTATGTCGGCAACGACGACCTTCTGACCGGCCCTCCTTCCGGCAATAACGACGGCAATCCTTCCAACCTCTATAGCTGGCATTCATCCCACCTCCTTTTCTTTTTTCTTCTCTCCCTCCGCGTCACCGACGGAGGAAAGGTGGTCGATGGCGGCCTTCACGATCGCGAAGACCCCATCGGGACCCCAATGGGCAGTGTTGATTATCAAATCGTAGATGGATTTGTCCTCGATGTCGATACCGTAGAGGTTTAAATACCTTTTCCTGTTCTGCTTCTCCCTCTCGGCTATCTGGACAAAGGCCTCCTCAACGGAGATGCCTTCCCGTTTGGCAACCCTTCTGGCCCTCTCCATTATAGGAGCATCGAGCCAGATTTTGAGGTCTGCGTTTTTAACCATCCATCCCGCCAGACGACCCTCAATAACCACGTTACACTCCCTGGCTGCCTCGACCTGTTTCCTGTCAACTTCCCTATCGATCTCGGGGTGAAGCTCCGCGTATTTTTGGAACTCTTCGAGGGTCATGCCCATTTCCCTGGCCATCTGACGGAAGATTAGCCCGGCATAGATGTGCTTGAACCCGTAGTGCCTGGCAAGGTTCTGGCAGAGGGTTGTGGTTCCCGAACCGGCAAGGCCACCGACGGTTATTACGAGGCAGCCCTTCGGCATGGGAACACCTTCAGAGAGCTATGCTGGCCCTTATCTGGGCCTTCATGACCTTTCTCATGCAGCCCGGGCAGAGGTTCGGGTAGGGCCTTTCCGGCCTCTTTGCGGTCTTCGGGAGCTTCCTGAGTTCGGTGGGCCTTCCGCGCGGGACGCCGTTGAGCGGCCTTCCGCACATGGCGCAGTGAGCTATCTTAGGTTTCTCCCTCTCAAAGTGGATAACGGTTCTTCCCCCGGGAGTTCTGACGTACTTCCTCCTCCATGACCTTGACCTGTACACCGGCTTCATTCCTCTCACCTCGCAACTCCTTTCAGCGGGGCATTTTTAAATTTAACCCATATCGAGGAATTTCCTCAGCACCATGCCGATTACATAGCTCGAAAGCACATACCATCCAAAGTAGCCGAGCTCGTCTGGCCCAAGGGCAGAGTGGTACCAGCCGTGGAACCAATCAAAGAGGAAGAAGTTAAATGGCGCTTTGGCTATCGCGACTTCCACGTACCACCTCCCCAGCCAAGCGAAAAACACCCAAAATATGGGCAGAGTCAAAAGCATAGGAATCATCTGCTGCCTCATCAAGTCGCCCTGCATTCTCATGAGCTCCAGCTGCTTCTGCTGTACTTTTTTTAGCTTCTTTTCATCCCCGCTTTTCTGGGCCTCCATCATTTCTTTTTGAAGCTGCTTTGAAAGCTCCTGGATTTTCCGCATCTTCTCGACGTCCATGAAGAAGTAGTAGATCAGAGTATACAAACCACCGATCACGAATCCAGCTAAGGTTATAGCAAGCAGGGGATGCTGGACTATGTAGCCCCCGAAAAGACCGTCAAGGAACTCGTATATTCCCTCAATCATATTCCCTCACCGCCAAGTTCAGCACTTCCACCAGCTCATTTACTGCCTCTTCAAGACCCTTGTCCTCATGGTTTTCGATTATCTTTATAAGGGCATCGGAGTGCATTGCGTAGGCCACAGCGGCTGCTCTGTTGAGGTCCTGGTGCCTTTCTATCTGCTCCTCGGTTTCAACGTCCCGGTCTCTCTTCAAGTCCCTCAGCCTCCTGCCAAGGATCTCACTCGGGGTTGCCTCGATGATGACGATAAAATTTGGCCTTATCGTCTCGATGACCTCTTTTGGAAACCCCAAAAGATAGCCCATGGGAGTTTTTATTGTGGCATGCGTGTCGAGAAGAACCGGTTCCTCCCTGGCAATTTCCACGGTTCTTTGGGCCGCCTTAAGCTGAAGCTCCTTCTGGATTAGGGGATCAAGTTTCCTCATCTCGTCCCGGTGCTCCACTAACCCCAGTTTCCTGGCCTCCTCAAACATCAAATCACCGAAGTTCACCAGCCGGAACTTAATCCGGGACTTTTGGAGCGCCAGCCGGGTTATTGTGCTCTTCCCAACCCCAGGAATCCCGGTTATCATGACAACGAAGGGCATCCCTACCACCTTTTTCTTCAATCCGGTAAAAATAGCCGCACAGGTTTAAAAGATTTAGCCGGAAAAAGAAAAAGTTCACTCAGCAAAGAACCTTCTAAGGGCCGGGAACATTTCTGTGGCCTGCTCCCTGGCTATCTCCTCATAGAACCTGTAGAGTATACCAACGGTAAGGAGTATTCCCGTTCCGGTACCGAGTGCACCGAGGAAACTTGCCAGCACTGCCACTATTGCAAGGGTAAGCGAACCCCAGAAGGTGACGTAGGGGATGTACCTGCCGAGCACCCTCTCCAGTATCCTCGGATCCCTCCTGAAGCCAGGTATCTGAAGTCCGGCGTTCTGAAGCTGTTTGGCTATGCTCCTGGCGTCAAGGCCGGTAAGCTCAACCCACAGGAATCCAAAGAGCACCGACCAGAATATCGTCTGGATTGCGTATATCAAAGCATGAAGCGGGTTGTGTACGAGCTGGAACACATCATAGGGTGGCACAGTATATTTGACGAGACCCGATACCGGAGTGGTGTCCTGGAACGTCCCGAGCCAGGTGTAGCCGTAGTTGTTGAGTAGCCTGGCCCAGAGCTGGATGTTCGAATAGAGCGCCATCGTGAGGATAATGGGTATGTTACTGACGTACATGAACCTTATCGGATACCTTCCGCGGACTGTTACCCTTCCATAACTGAGCGGTATCTCAACGCGCATGCTCTCCAGGTAAACGACTATCAGGAACACCACGATAGTTGCCAGCAGGTTAGTCATGTCCGGGAGGT
This is a stretch of genomic DNA from Thermococcus zilligii AN1. It encodes these proteins:
- the cmk gene encoding (d)CMP kinase, whose amino-acid sequence is MPKGCLVITVGGLAGSGTTTLCQNLARHYGFKHIYAGLIFRQMAREMGMTLEEFQKYAELHPEIDREVDRKQVEAARECNVVIEGRLAGWMVKNADLKIWLDAPIMERARRVAKREGISVEEAFVQIAEREKQNRKRYLNLYGIDIEDKSIYDLIINTAHWGPDGVFAIVKAAIDHLSSVGDAEGEKKKEKEVG
- a CDS encoding SDR family NAD(P)-dependent oxidoreductase encodes the protein METALVTGATGGIGRLLVEKLIERGYRVVGVARDEGKLRKLRDELLSFEYIIADLSKEDFSDKVLEALERLGVERVDLLVNNAGFAVRKPLLEHSRGELENLFRVNAFAPIELTKALTPMLPKGSTVVFVISGVTFINVPELPSYCAAKAALHYLTINLERELEARGIHVMRVYPKQVKTDFWNGRVPKGSVEPQKVVDAILRGLDKGKREVFVPGYLKLVKYLPNWPVFTYRFRY
- a CDS encoding 50S ribosomal protein L34e, translating into MKPVYRSRSWRRKYVRTPGGRTVIHFEREKPKIAHCAMCGRPLNGVPRGRPTELRKLPKTAKRPERPYPNLCPGCMRKVMKAQIRASIAL
- a CDS encoding type II toxin-antitoxin system HicA family toxin, which codes for MSRLPRLSGEDVVKVLVSKFGFEVSRQRGSHVILIKHVNGLVLWSHCTVNSSRVP
- a CDS encoding EMC3/TMCO1 family protein, translating into MIEGIYEFLDGLFGGYIVQHPLLAITLAGFVIGGLYTLIYYFFMDVEKMRKIQELSKQLQKEMMEAQKSGDEKKLKKVQQKQLELMRMQGDLMRQQMIPMLLTLPIFWVFFAWLGRWYVEVAIAKAPFNFFLFDWFHGWYHSALGPDELGYFGWYVLSSYVIGMVLRKFLDMG
- a CDS encoding adenylate kinase; its protein translation is MPFVVMITGIPGVGKSTITRLALQKSRIKFRLVNFGDLMFEEARKLGLVEHRDEMRKLDPLIQKELQLKAAQRTVEIAREEPVLLDTHATIKTPMGYLLGFPKEVIETIRPNFIVIIEATPSEILGRRLRDLKRDRDVETEEQIERHQDLNRAAAVAYAMHSDALIKIIENHEDKGLEEAVNELVEVLNLAVREYD
- a CDS encoding type II toxin-antitoxin system HicB family antitoxin; this translates as MNFHAVIWEEEGVYVIREVFTGVTTQGETIEEAIENLREALELYLEEFPELKDELKNITFVGDINVQIAKALG
- the secY gene encoding preprotein translocase subunit SecY, with the translated sequence MGVREVIYAIEKWFPEVERPKRRVPLREKFTWTGTALLLYFILSEIPLYGLPPQFQDYLASLRFVLAGKNGTLLTLGIGPIVTAGIILQLLVGSEILRLDLSNPEDRRFYQALQRLFSVFMAFFEAAIYVLAGAFGRIGVDITLAVGILIIIQLGLGSTVLILLDELVSKWGIGSGISLFIAAGVSQEVMVQSLNPLPLPGNPDELSGAIPAFIKHLVNGDLSGAVYRPNLPDMTNLLATIVVFLIVVYLESMRVEIPLSYGRVTVRGRYPIRFMYVSNIPIILTMALYSNIQLWARLLNNYGYTWLGTFQDTTPVSGLVKYTVPPYDVFQLVHNPLHALIYAIQTIFWSVLFGFLWVELTGLDARSIAKQLQNAGLQIPGFRRDPRILERVLGRYIPYVTFWGSLTLAIVAVLASFLGALGTGTGILLTVGILYRFYEEIAREQATEMFPALRRFFAE
- a CDS encoding 50S ribosomal protein L14e yields the protein MPAIEVGRIAVVIAGRRAGQKVVVADIIDRNFVLVTGAGLNKVKRRRMNVRHLEPLPEKVNIARGASDEEIKAALERAGISLE
- a CDS encoding RNA-guided pseudouridylation complex pseudouridine synthase subunit Cbf5, with amino-acid sequence MARDEVRRILPADIKREVLIKDEKAETNPKWGFPPEKRPLEMHMQFGVINLDKPPGPTSHEVVAWIKKLLNLSKAGHGGTLDPKVSGVLPVAIGRATRVVQALLPAGKEYVALMHLHGDVPEDKILAVMKEFEGEIIQRPPLRSAVKRRLRTRKVYYIEVLEIEGRDVLFRAGVEAGTYVRSLIHHIGLALGVGAHMAELRRTRSGPFKEDETLVTLHDLVDYYHFWKEDGIEEYLRRAIQPMEKAVEHLPKVWIRDSAVSAVTHGADLAVPGIVKLNEGIKKGDLVAIMTLKDELVAIGKATMTSGEMLQGSKGIAVDVDKVFMPREWYPKMW